One genomic segment of Fundulus heteroclitus isolate FHET01 unplaced genomic scaffold, MU-UCD_Fhet_4.1 scaffold_57, whole genome shotgun sequence includes these proteins:
- the LOC118561140 gene encoding uncharacterized protein LOC118561140 — translation MPMFCVVYGCSNRSNREKEKSFYRVPKIVVHKGENCKKLTEQRCKKWILNLRLRSGGAESANARVCSDHFVGGCPSALGDVESVDWAPTVNLGYQKTKPKSEASLQREKRMKLKEDQQSRSECAEAMLDLQKTAESLGMSSDLTQTGDCSEPKQPADNPQSEGSSGDNGTLNDLAYADAGCQTELTMDDIEKMEDVLGQITTELGDLRTKALDTQFNQESFEKNEDKTKFYTGLPNFLILMQIFELCEPYIPSGPMSVLSKFEQLILVLLSLRLNLQLKDLAFRFKISLPTLLHPKAMSLTYLVPGEGESVINRSQ, via the exons ATGCCTATGTTTTGTGTAGTTTACGGCTGCTCCAATCGTTCGAACCGAGAAAAGGAAAAGAGCTTTTACAGAGTACCAAAGATTGTTGTCCATAAAggtgaaaactgtaaaaagctCACAGAACAACGCTGTAAAAAATGGATATTAAACTTACGTCTGCGGTCTGGAGGAGCAGAGTCTGCCAACGCCCGTGTCTGCAGTGACCACTTCGTCGGAG GCTGTCCTAGCGCTTTGGGTGACGTTGAGTCGGTAGACTGGGCTCCGACGGTAAACCTCGGTTACCAAAAAACTAAGCCCAAATCGGAAGCCTCTCTTCAACGAGAGAAGAGGATGAAGCTCAAAGAAGATCAACAAAGCCGGTCGGAATGTGCAGAGGCAATGTTGGATCTCCAAAAGACAGCTGAGAGCCTGGGTATGAGCTCCGATCTAACGCAGACAGGCGACTGCTCTGAACCGAAGCAGCCAGCTGACAACCCACAATCAGAAGGCAGCAGTGGGGACAATGGGACATTAAATGATCTAG CCTATGCAGATGCCGGATGCCAGACTGAGCTAACCATGGATGACATTGAGAAGATGGAGGATGTTCTGGGACAGATCACAACAGAGCTGGGAGATCTTCGAACCAAAGCACTGGACACACAGTTCAACCAGGAGTCctttgaaaaaaatgaagacaagACAAAGTTCTACACAGGCCTCCCCAACTTCTTAATTTTAATGCAGATTTTTGAGCTGTGTGAACCCTACATTCCCTCTGGTCCTATGTCTGTGCTGTCAAAATTTGAAcagttaattttagttttactgAGTCTGAGACTAAATCTCCAACTGAAAGATTTAGCTTTCAGGTTTAAGATATCTCTGCCCACCCTGTTGCACCCCAAGGCTATGTCACTTACATATCTTGTGCCTGGGGAGGGAGAGTCAGTGATAAACAGATCACAATAG